From Ignavibacteriales bacterium:
CTCCCGGAGAGGAGGTCGCTCCCCTTGATACAAGCGAGTATCGCTTGCGCACTCCGAATCGCCCCGGGGAATCCCCGCAGTTCGTGCAACCGAACATCATACGGTTTCATGTTCGCGTACAGGGCCTCGAGAGACATTGCGCACGCAATTTCTGCCTGCTTCAACCAGCGGTTGATGTCGTAGATATGGATGGCGCTCATCGCGGTGAGCAGGTTCGATCCGTTGATCGTTGCGAGACCATCCCGGGCGTGGAGACCGGGGATTGGAATTCCCGCCTTCCCGAGGGCATCCTTCCCGGGCATTCGTTCTCCACGATAGTACGCTTCTCCTTCCCCCATCAGAAGAAGAGCAATCTGCGACATCGGTGCCAGATCACCGCTCGCACCAACCGAACCTTTCTGGCACACGACTGGCGTGACTCCCTTGTTCAACATCTCAACAAGGGTAAGGGTGATCTCGGGGCGGCAGCCTGACCTTCCCCTGGCGTGCACGTTGATCCTGCCTGCGATCGCCCCTCGAACATACTCGATAGGAGCAGGCTCGCCGATCCCTGCAGCGTGATTGTAGATGAGATATCTCTGGAATTGTTTCACCTGCTCATCCGTCAGGACGATTTCGGAAAACTCTCCAATTCCTGTATTCGTGCCGTACATGATTTCCCTGGCCTGGAGCTTTTGCTCAAGCATCGCGCGGCACGCTTTGATTCTTTCAAGTGCATTTGGATGCAATTCGACAGGCTCACCATACCGGGCGATACGAACGAGCTGTTCAATAGTGAGCCCTGATCCCTGCAGAACTATGGCCATTGTGTGTTCCTTTGGTTCCTGAGTGAGCCGATTCACCTGCTCTGATTCACGTTCTTTGCACAAAGCTACTGCAGATCAACCTGAAAGGCAACAGAAAGAGGCAAATGATCCGCTCTTGAGAACGGACCTTCGGAGGAGAACTCACCATCGGCAGAGTCTGGTGGAACTCGGATCGATTCCCGGAAATGAGTCCGCCCAGAGCATTACGCAAAACTTTTGCCTGGGGCCTGCGTCTAAGGTTGTGCCTACGTATTCGTGTGCAAGAAATGACTCTCGACTATGTCCAACATTTGTGGAAACGACTTAATTCGGAGGTAGTAATGAATAGACTTCTGGAACAAAGGGGCACTGCCTGCACAGCAGTGGTCTTCTTGTTTGCCGCTGCCGTGGTTCTCTTTCTCCAGGGATGCGGCTCATCGTTACAGCTGACAAGCAAATGGAGCGAGCGCAAGATCCAGATCGACGGAGACCTGAAAGAATGGTCAGATTCAACTCTGTTCGTTCAGAAAGACGACATCAGGTTCGGCGTGATGAACGACAATGAGTTTCTGTATGTTTGCGTCATTTCGTCCAAACCGAATATCGGGCGGCAAATCATATTCAGGGGGATGACGGTCTGGTTCGATCCCAACGGTGGAGAGAAGAAGACCTTCGGTGTGAGGTTTCCGATCGGGATGAGAATGGGAACAATGCCGATGAAGCCCGATGATGAAGAAACCGATCAGCGCGGCAACAGATTTGACGCAATGAACCGCCAGGCGCTCAGCGATTTTGAGTTCATTGGACCGACAGAGAAGGATCTTCAGATGGTGTCGAGACTTCAGGGGCAAGGAATCGAAATGCACCTGACATCGGCACCTGAGCGATTTGTCTATGAATTGAAGATTCCGCTGGCGTACTCTTCAGCGCACCCTTATGCAATTGAATCGCGTCCCGG
This genomic window contains:
- a CDS encoding aromatic amino acid ammonia-lyase, with the translated sequence MAIVLQGSGLTIEQLVRIARYGEPVELHPNALERIKACRAMLEQKLQAREIMYGTNTGIGEFSEIVLTDEQVKQFQRYLIYNHAAGIGEPAPIEYVRGAIAGRINVHARGRSGCRPEITLTLVEMLNKGVTPVVCQKGSVGASGDLAPMSQIALLLMGEGEAYYRGERMPGKDALGKAGIPIPGLHARDGLATINGSNLLTAMSAIHIYDINRWLKQAEIACAMSLEALYANMKPYDVRLHELRGFPGAIRSAQAILACIKGSDLLSGRIKTKVQDAYSMRSSPQVIGAAHDAVAHARKQVEIELNAVADNPIFLPEYNLTLTGANFQGSPISLPMDMVGAAVTMVSVLSERRLNRLLNPALSVGLPAFLTKGAGMFSGFMLSQYTADTLIVEQRMLSAPASVASIPAAADQEDFVSMGMNTAIKNGQILDNANGILGIEFLAASQALDFREFTPGVGVRKAREIVRKHVTHLDEDRPLYPDHTLMQKVVRSCEILEEVEKTVGALESSNLPEL